One window of Papaver somniferum cultivar HN1 chromosome 9, ASM357369v1, whole genome shotgun sequence genomic DNA carries:
- the LOC113312276 gene encoding endochitinase produces METEWTIKSFLFLCLSLICINISFESNVTSAQVQCGSGAGGALCSGGLCCSQYGYCGSTSAYCGAGCQSQCTIVSPPPPPPSTPPPPPPSGNLTLLISQSLFDQLLAYRNDTSCMGKFYTYAAFIEAAKSFSSFAAVGDTNTRKKEIAAFLAQTSHETTGGWATAPGGPYSWGYCFIQERSPTSIYCQSGTQWPCASGKSYYGRGPIQISWNYNYGQAAQVLQVDILNNPDLVAQDPIISFKTALWFWMTPQSLKPSCHDVVIGQWQPTSTDVSAGRLPGYGVITNIINGGIECNKGPNDSGKDRIGFYQRYCSLMGVSVGDNLDCYYQKPFGV; encoded by the exons ATGGAAACCGAATGGACAATCAAGTCGTTTCTTTTTCTCTGTTTATCCCTAATTTGTAtcaacatatcatttgaatcaaatgtaaCTTCCGCACAAGTCCAATGTGGATCCGGAGCCGGTGGCGCACTGTGTTCAGGAGGTCTTTGTTGCAGTCAATATGGTTATTGCGGAAGCACCTCCGCTTATTGTGGTGCTGGTTGCCAAAGCCAATGCACAATTGtttcaccaccaccgccacctccatCAACACCGCCTCCTCCACCTCCTAGCGGGAATTTAACCTTACTTATTAGTCAATCACTTTTCGATCAACTTTTGGCGTATCGCAATGACACAAGCTGCATGGGAAAATTTTACACGTATGCGGCTTTTATTGAAGCAGCCAAGTCTTTTAGCAGCTTTGCTGCCGTTGGAGATACCAATACGCGCAAGAAAGAGATTGCTGCTTTTTTGGCTCAAACCTCTCATGAAACAACTG GTGGGTGGGCTACAGCTCCTGGGGGACCATATTCATGGGGTTATTGTTTTATTCAAGAGAGGAGTCCTACAAGTATCTACTGTCAATCAGGTACGCAGTGGCCTTGTGCTTCCGGCAAAAGCTATTACGGTCGAGGACCCATTCAAATTTCATG GAACTACAATTATGGACAAGCTGCACAAGTTTTACAAGTAGACATCTTGAATAATCCAGATTTGGTTGCTCAAGATCCTATCATTTCATTCAAGACAGCATTATGGTTTTGGATGACCCCGCAATCTCTGAAGCCATCTTGCCACGATGTCGTTATTGGACAATGGCAACCTACGTCAACCGATGTATCAGCTGGCCGTTTGCCAGGTTACGGGGTcatcactaatatcatcaatggAGGAATCGAATGTAATAAAGGTCCAAATGACAGTGGTAAAGATAGAATTGGATTCTACCAGAGATATTGTAGCTTGATGGGGGTCAGTGTAGGTGACAACCTCGATTGctattatcaaaagccttttggtgtataa